From a region of the Terriglobia bacterium genome:
- a CDS encoding CDP-alcohol phosphatidyltransferase family protein, giving the protein MTRVLEQHRSAVLTTANQLTILRIVFVPVFIILLAYHEVGWALSTFVAAGVTDVLDGIIARRFRQKTSIGAVLDPLADKLLMTSSILILSLPQMEFIDIIPRWLMILIIFRDVFILLVSLIVVLMIGWRTLRPSPYGKASTVMQVLMVFAVLCVNWKHVVVPELNILFFMTGLMTAVSGVHYLGRGLREWTSNE; this is encoded by the coding sequence ATGACCCGAGTACTTGAACAACACCGCAGCGCCGTCCTCACGACAGCCAATCAGCTGACCATCCTGCGGATTGTCTTCGTGCCGGTCTTCATCATCCTGCTCGCGTACCACGAGGTTGGCTGGGCTCTCAGCACCTTTGTCGCCGCCGGCGTCACCGACGTGCTCGACGGCATCATTGCGCGGCGCTTCCGGCAGAAGACCTCCATCGGCGCGGTGCTCGATCCGCTGGCCGACAAGCTGCTCATGACCTCCTCCATTCTCATCCTTTCGCTCCCCCAGATGGAGTTCATCGACATCATTCCGCGCTGGCTGATGATCCTCATTATCTTCCGCGACGTTTTCATCCTGCTGGTCTCCCTCATCGTCGTTCTCATGATCGGCTGGCGGACACTCCGGCCGTCGCCGTACGGCAAAGCCTCGACCGTGATGCAGGTTCTGATGGTGTTCGCGGTGCTCTGCGTCAACTGGAAACACGTGGTCGTGCCGGAGCTCAACATCCTCTTCTTTATGACCGGCCTGATGACCGCCGTCTCCGGCGTGCATTATCTCGGACGCGGCCTGCGCGAATGGACGTCGAATGAGTAG